TGTATTTGTCCGCGCGGCCTTTTGCTTTCTCTACAGGGTATTTCCGGCCATTGATGGCGAGCTTCTCCAAGACCACTTCCGCCGGGTCGAACGTGAATTCATTGGCCAAGTTCAAAGCGTAAATGAGAACATCCCCCAATTCCTCCTTGACCCGCCGGCAAGCCTGTGCGTCCGATTTCATGGCCTGCACCTCTTCCGGGCTCTTCCACTGGAAAATTTCCAATAATTCAGCTGCTTCCAGCGCAAGGGAGATTGCCAGGTCTTTGGGATTATGGTACTGAGCCCAATCACGCTCATCCCGGAAAGAAATCACCGCTCTCAAGAGTGCCTGCAAGTCCATAGGCCCTCGATCACCTCCCATCATCACTGCCTGCCCCGATCGGTTTGCTGCTGTGTTTTTCAGTTTTTATTCCAGCCGTTTGGCGCACCTGACCCCTCCGGAGAGGACAAGGAAGATCCGGGCTTTCACCCTTCTCTCACTCGGACAGGAACCGGCTCGGCGCCCCGAAACCGGTCACGAGCACCTCCTTCTTGGCCCGGGTCGACGCCATATAGAGGAGGGCGCGTTTCATCCGTCGTGCGGTGGTTGATCCTGAGCTTTCTGCTTCGGCCGCGGATGTCGATGCCGCACTGCCCGAGAACCACCTTTGCCTCGCTGCGACGGTCTTGCCCGTGCCGGCTCCCCCGAGGACCCGCACCGGCCCGTTCCAGCCCCAGGAGCCGCTCCAGGATGCCGTTGAAGTGGTGGGTCGCGACGGGGAAGGTCGTCGGCAGGAAGTCCTCGACGCCCTGCCTGAGCTGCTGCGAAATGACGGAAGGG
This DNA window, taken from Desulfatiglans anilini DSM 4660, encodes the following:
- a CDS encoding nucleotide pyrophosphohydrolase codes for the protein MDLQALLRAVISFRDERDWAQYHNPKDLAISLALEAAELLEIFQWKSPEEVQAMKSDAQACRRVKEELGDVLIYALNLANEFTFDPAEVVLEKLAINGRKYPVEKAKGRADKY